Proteins from one Leptonema illini DSM 21528 genomic window:
- a CDS encoding IS5-like element ISLil3 family transposase: MSALRIKGKQDPKVPYRVLNWRDYNRGLVKRGDLCLWIEDGIEDRWYSVETPNRRGRRDKYSDAAIECVLVLKSLFGLPLRQTTGLLASLFKLSGLDLEVPDYSRISRRQGRLSPSIKLPKGIRSKPIHLVLDGTGLKVFGEGEWKVREHGAGKRRTWRKLHLAIDAGSGQILTALLTQRDTHDAEPAPDIIRSLVKQGYDIKDFRGDGAYDAHRVFLTCLQHGIKAIIPSREGAILSSEKYENAMDNTWPRDEIVKRIREIGKGGWKTESGYFKRSLVEMAIYRYKRTFGDRLSARNLENQRVEVTLRASMLNKMIKTAKPKSEKRIR, translated from the coding sequence ATGAGCGCATTGCGGATAAAGGGAAAGCAAGATCCAAAGGTTCCCTATCGAGTTCTGAACTGGAGAGATTACAACAGAGGGCTCGTTAAGCGAGGGGATCTCTGTCTCTGGATAGAGGATGGAATTGAGGATCGCTGGTATTCCGTGGAAACACCGAATCGCCGGGGAAGAAGAGATAAATACTCTGATGCTGCTATTGAATGCGTTCTCGTTTTGAAGAGTCTCTTCGGGCTGCCTCTACGGCAAACAACGGGGCTGCTGGCATCGCTTTTCAAGCTCTCCGGATTGGATCTGGAAGTACCGGATTACAGTCGAATCTCACGCAGACAGGGTCGGCTCTCCCCTTCTATCAAATTGCCGAAGGGAATCCGATCAAAACCAATTCATCTTGTACTCGACGGAACGGGGCTCAAGGTTTTCGGCGAAGGCGAATGGAAAGTTCGCGAGCACGGTGCGGGGAAACGAAGGACATGGCGCAAGCTTCATCTTGCCATTGATGCAGGTAGCGGACAGATACTGACTGCGTTACTAACCCAGCGTGATACTCACGATGCGGAGCCCGCACCCGATATCATTCGATCACTCGTAAAGCAAGGCTATGACATAAAGGATTTTCGCGGGGATGGAGCGTACGATGCTCATAGAGTGTTTCTGACATGCTTGCAGCATGGAATCAAAGCCATTATTCCAAGCAGGGAAGGAGCCATTCTATCAAGCGAAAAATACGAGAATGCCATGGATAATACCTGGCCACGCGATGAAATCGTGAAAAGAATTCGGGAAATCGGAAAAGGAGGTTGGAAGACAGAGAGCGGATATTTCAAACGATCACTTGTAGAAATGGCAATCTATCGCTACAAGCGAACGTTCGGTGACCGCCTGAGCGCTCGTAACCTTGAGAATCAGCGAGTAGAGGTCACATTGCGGGCCTCTATGCTTAATAAAATGATCAAGACGGCTAAACCGAAGTCAGAGAAGCGGATCAGGTAA
- the tilS gene encoding tRNA lysidine(34) synthetase TilS: MLPGLTATDLLPDRTLVYIVGCSGGLDSVVLAHLYSELFHAGELDESPVLFHLDHGLRLSSARDARFVERLAATLGLPLYSDRIRLRVLAHRGGFNLEEAGRLARYRRMSRIGRQIGLPYVGVTAHHADDYAESVLLKMMRGATDRAFLMPSFIELPLSRKETISLFRPLLKTTRADLESYAKEHGIAYREDPTNRSDEYRRNRLRHTVVPALKDEGWEPGALWRRLHAGERFGRTTLAAAPTIEHLVLPFALFEGASAGEVKHLLDRALLRLALKPVQGSADSGVLGEIMKQSLSGRLNVQTKDWILCSAGDAIWIFRSDAAMLKRPAYTEDEREFIIHGRRIFRYAKGERQTVAFFEPGMRTTTGTKLKEIFLREAIPLPLRSVVPLIVEDGRVVRICGAVVGVKDVRFDRQP, translated from the coding sequence ATGCTTCCGGGGCTGACAGCGACCGATCTTTTACCCGATCGCACGCTTGTGTATATCGTCGGATGTTCAGGCGGGCTGGATTCCGTCGTGCTTGCGCATCTTTACAGCGAGCTTTTTCATGCCGGCGAGCTGGACGAGTCGCCCGTTCTGTTTCATCTCGATCATGGACTGCGCCTCTCGTCGGCCCGCGACGCCCGCTTTGTGGAGCGTCTGGCCGCGACGCTTGGCCTGCCGTTATACAGCGATCGCATTCGTCTGCGAGTGCTTGCGCATCGCGGCGGATTCAATCTTGAAGAGGCCGGTCGCCTTGCGCGTTACCGTCGCATGTCGCGCATCGGTCGACAGATCGGCCTGCCGTATGTCGGAGTGACGGCGCATCATGCCGATGATTACGCCGAATCCGTTTTGCTGAAGATGATGCGCGGGGCGACGGACAGGGCTTTTCTAATGCCGTCGTTTATCGAGCTGCCGCTTTCGCGCAAAGAGACTATCTCCCTTTTTCGCCCTCTGCTTAAAACGACGCGGGCCGATCTGGAGAGTTATGCGAAAGAGCACGGAATCGCGTATCGGGAAGATCCGACGAATCGGTCAGATGAGTATCGACGCAATCGTCTACGCCACACCGTCGTGCCCGCGCTGAAAGACGAGGGATGGGAGCCGGGCGCTCTCTGGCGTCGGTTGCATGCCGGTGAGCGTTTCGGTCGCACTACGTTAGCCGCCGCCCCGACTATAGAGCATCTTGTGTTGCCCTTTGCCCTGTTTGAGGGGGCTTCGGCGGGAGAGGTGAAGCACCTACTTGATCGCGCATTGCTGCGGCTTGCGCTGAAGCCCGTGCAGGGCAGCGCCGACTCGGGCGTATTGGGCGAGATCATGAAGCAATCCCTGAGCGGCCGGCTGAATGTGCAGACGAAAGACTGGATTCTCTGTTCGGCAGGCGATGCGATCTGGATCTTTCGATCCGACGCTGCAATGTTGAAACGTCCGGCATACACGGAGGATGAGCGGGAGTTTATAATTCACGGTCGGCGAATATTCCGTTACGCGAAAGGCGAACGGCAGACGGTCGCTTTTTTTGAGCCGGGCATGCGAACGACGACGGGCACAAAGCTGAAAGAGATCTTTCTGCGGGAGGCGATTCCGCTACCACTGCGCTCCGTCGTGCCGCTCATCGTCGAGGATGGCAGAGTCGTACGCATCTGTGGCGCCGTCGTCGGCGTTAAAGACGTGCGTTTTGATCGGCAGCCGTGA
- a CDS encoding DegT/DnrJ/EryC1/StrS family aminotransferase gives MSSSISGIYKSGSRARAIEPARSKSIEASRPALSREELEAVLQCLIEDQIGSGSVTERLEKALAEAVGHKKALAVNSPAAAYHLAFLALEAGPTTTVWMNALTSVAALDAARYTGASVRLLDAGRDSFHPAPEAIQAMLEELNQGDVFILDHVYGSPCEFGLDDLRAKGVRIIEDITGVLGSTMATGESFGQAGDIMLCGLAEDDMITTGNGAFLCAAQNAIFKKMAALRYGESRDPHGIAYDYRLEDFQAAMGLHQLSRLGQMVSRRKKIGVKYLETLRLTKHQSCFKNPGPDSYHRMPVVVARPQEEVMRYFKALQIGVQRIPTPLHHFLSMPPMEFPNAERLFRRAICIPVYPALTANNVERIAGSVRNLI, from the coding sequence ATGAGCAGCTCCATTTCGGGAATATACAAATCCGGTTCACGGGCACGGGCTATCGAACCGGCACGGTCCAAATCGATTGAGGCCAGCCGCCCTGCTCTGTCAAGAGAAGAGCTGGAGGCCGTTTTACAGTGCCTGATCGAAGATCAGATCGGATCAGGCTCCGTCACAGAGCGCCTTGAGAAGGCGCTTGCCGAGGCCGTCGGTCATAAAAAGGCCCTTGCGGTGAACTCGCCTGCGGCCGCCTATCATCTCGCTTTTCTCGCACTGGAAGCCGGTCCGACAACGACGGTCTGGATGAACGCCCTGACCTCTGTGGCCGCCCTTGATGCGGCTCGCTATACGGGCGCCTCCGTGCGATTGCTCGATGCGGGTCGGGATAGCTTTCATCCGGCGCCAGAGGCCATTCAGGCGATGCTGGAAGAGCTTAACCAGGGCGATGTCTTTATTCTCGATCATGTCTATGGAAGCCCCTGCGAGTTCGGCCTTGATGATCTGCGCGCAAAGGGAGTGCGTATCATCGAAGATATTACCGGAGTGCTGGGCTCGACGATGGCGACGGGCGAATCCTTCGGTCAGGCAGGCGATATCATGCTCTGCGGCCTTGCCGAAGACGATATGATCACGACCGGCAACGGAGCCTTCCTCTGTGCCGCGCAGAATGCGATTTTCAAGAAGATGGCCGCCCTGCGTTACGGCGAGAGCCGCGATCCGCATGGCATCGCCTACGATTATCGCCTTGAGGATTTTCAGGCGGCGATGGGCCTTCACCAGCTTTCGAGGCTCGGACAGATGGTCAGTCGTCGCAAGAAGATCGGCGTGAAATACCTCGAAACGCTGCGTCTCACGAAGCATCAGTCCTGCTTCAAGAATCCGGGCCCTGATTCCTATCATCGGATGCCTGTGGTCGTAGCCCGGCCTCAGGAAGAGGTGATGCGCTACTTCAAGGCGCTTCAAATCGGCGTGCAGCGCATCCCCACTCCGCTGCATCATTTTCTGTCCATGCCGCCCATGGAGTTCCCGAATGCCGAGCGCCTGTTCCGTCGGGCGATCTGTATTCCGGTGTATCCGGCGCTGACGGCAAACAACGTGGAGCGCATCGCCGGATCGGTGAGAAATCTGATCTGA
- a CDS encoding HNH endonuclease produces MNAEPGFDPFFAPDAKHVQREKEKAKKLRDSGWWNRKRSDGICYYCRRKFKPNELTMDHLIPLSRGGSSTKENIVPCCKECNNRKKYLMPAEFADLIAKERAEREKAQSVNAADDGEGPSTRSDGEQK; encoded by the coding sequence ATGAATGCCGAGCCAGGATTTGATCCCTTTTTTGCGCCCGATGCAAAGCATGTGCAGCGTGAGAAAGAGAAGGCGAAGAAGCTGCGTGATTCGGGCTGGTGGAATCGCAAACGATCCGACGGCATCTGCTATTACTGCCGGCGCAAGTTCAAGCCCAATGAGCTGACGATGGATCATCTGATCCCGCTATCGAGAGGCGGCTCTTCGACCAAAGAGAACATCGTACCCTGCTGCAAAGAATGCAATAACCGAAAGAAGTATCTCATGCCGGCGGAGTTCGCCGATCTGATCGCAAAGGAGCGCGCCGAACGCGAGAAGGCGCAGTCAGTTAACGCCGCTGATGATGGAGAAGGTCCATCCACCCGTTCAGACGGAGAGCAGAAATAA
- a CDS encoding DUF2147 domain-containing protein gives MMKLTMKKITVIGAMLFASSLFAQTPVGVWKTIDDETGQAKSYVKIYEMNGVLYGQIEKLLSPEDQGKKCDKCPGQAKDKPLEGLTIIWGMKKDGDEWTGGSIMDPKNGKIYSCKIKVEGSKLIVRGFLGVSLLGRSQTWHKL, from the coding sequence ATGATGAAACTGACAATGAAAAAGATCACCGTTATTGGTGCGATGCTGTTCGCCTCTTCGCTCTTTGCGCAGACTCCTGTGGGAGTATGGAAGACCATCGACGACGAAACGGGCCAGGCTAAATCCTATGTGAAGATCTACGAGATGAATGGAGTTCTTTACGGTCAGATTGAAAAGCTGCTCAGCCCTGAAGATCAGGGAAAGAAATGCGATAAGTGTCCCGGTCAGGCAAAAGACAAGCCGCTTGAAGGCCTTACCATCATCTGGGGCATGAAGAAAGACGGAGACGAATGGACCGGCGGCTCCATCATGGATCCGAAAAACGGAAAGATCTATTCTTGCAAGATCAAAGTCGAAGGCAGCAAGCTGATTGTACGCGGCTTCCTCGGCGTTTCTCTGCTCGGTCGGTCGCAGACCTGGCATAAACTATAA
- a CDS encoding adenylate/guanylate cyclase domain-containing protein gives MRYLLLFLFLPSALLAAPTAVQGKLDLHAWDLNDPVQLFGQWDFYANEFLSPDSLKEAPPAAHYIDVPSFWNGYDYDGRILDGHGYATYRLQVSGDFAGKPMGLHIADMQSAYELYVDGQLIASAGKPGTSAETAIARWAPQVAYFQPATNTIDLVLHISNYEHRQGGTWAYFTFGSAKAIAYERDLSVAFDLFLAGSLLIMAFYHLGLFALRNEDRSALYFGLFCLITTLRILVSGERVLTTFLPEMSFAIQLRIEYLSMALGLPLFTAYIRNLYPDTAKWQYFIVTDVIAGVAAAIILFLPTDIFNHTSVPLQLTIMAVSIIIFTVMIQTIRKGRDGAIPAVAGMVFLLFCLINDIAYVHGYIQSINLYPFGLFVFIFSQSFNLSLIFSRAFRSVERLSTDLALTNDSYSRFVPREFLRHLNKQDIREIELGDQVEGDMTVLFSDIRSFTSRSEKMTPQECFQFLNDYLGRVSPVVRSYGGFIDKFIGDAIMPIFPDSPNNAVRAAIEMQKEVARMNERGTEPLQIGIGIHTGRLALGTIGERDRMEGTVISDAVNLASRLQDLTKKLQSPIILSETTYNQISHREGMRYLGSVRVKGKSELTRIYAVDLDLPVTAADQNARL, from the coding sequence ATGCGATACCTTCTACTATTTCTCTTTCTGCCCTCCGCCTTGCTTGCAGCCCCGACGGCCGTGCAGGGCAAGCTGGATCTGCATGCATGGGATCTGAATGACCCGGTTCAGCTTTTCGGCCAGTGGGATTTTTACGCGAACGAATTCCTCTCTCCCGATTCCCTGAAAGAGGCGCCGCCGGCCGCACATTATATCGACGTGCCGTCGTTCTGGAACGGCTACGACTATGACGGGCGTATCCTCGACGGTCATGGATACGCCACCTACAGGCTTCAGGTGAGCGGGGATTTCGCAGGAAAGCCGATGGGTCTTCATATCGCCGATATGCAAAGCGCCTATGAGCTCTATGTCGACGGACAGCTGATCGCTTCAGCGGGAAAGCCGGGCACGTCGGCTGAGACGGCCATTGCTCGATGGGCGCCGCAGGTCGCCTACTTTCAGCCGGCGACGAATACGATCGACCTTGTTCTGCATATCTCAAACTACGAACACAGACAGGGCGGAACCTGGGCCTATTTTACTTTCGGCAGCGCGAAGGCCATCGCCTACGAACGAGACCTGTCCGTTGCCTTCGATCTCTTTCTTGCCGGAAGCCTGCTTATCATGGCTTTCTATCACCTGGGCCTGTTTGCTCTGCGCAACGAGGATCGCTCGGCCCTCTACTTCGGTCTTTTCTGTCTTATCACGACTCTTCGCATTCTGGTCAGCGGAGAACGCGTTCTAACGACTTTTCTGCCTGAGATGTCGTTTGCCATCCAGCTGAGAATTGAGTATCTGTCGATGGCCCTCGGACTTCCGCTTTTCACCGCATACATTAGAAATCTATATCCCGATACGGCGAAGTGGCAGTATTTCATCGTAACGGACGTGATCGCCGGCGTCGCCGCGGCGATCATACTCTTTCTGCCGACAGACATTTTCAACCACACGTCCGTTCCGCTGCAGCTGACGATCATGGCAGTTTCCATCATCATATTCACAGTGATGATTCAGACGATTCGCAAGGGCAGAGACGGCGCCATACCGGCCGTTGCCGGCATGGTCTTCCTGCTGTTCTGCCTGATCAACGATATTGCTTATGTGCACGGCTACATTCAGAGCATCAACCTTTATCCTTTCGGGCTCTTTGTATTCATCTTTTCACAATCCTTCAATCTCTCTTTGATCTTCTCGCGGGCCTTTCGTTCCGTGGAGCGTCTGTCGACCGATCTCGCGTTAACAAACGACTCTTACAGCCGTTTTGTGCCGCGCGAATTCCTGAGGCATCTCAATAAACAGGACATCCGCGAGATCGAACTCGGCGATCAGGTCGAAGGCGATATGACGGTGCTTTTCAGCGACATCCGTTCGTTTACAAGCAGATCCGAAAAGATGACGCCGCAGGAATGCTTTCAGTTCTTGAACGATTATCTCGGTCGCGTTAGCCCCGTCGTGCGATCCTACGGCGGATTCATCGATAAGTTTATAGGCGACGCCATCATGCCCATCTTTCCCGATTCGCCGAATAACGCCGTGCGCGCCGCCATCGAGATGCAGAAAGAGGTCGCACGTATGAACGAACGCGGCACGGAGCCGCTTCAGATCGGCATCGGCATTCACACAGGCAGGCTTGCGCTCGGAACAATCGGCGAGCGAGATCGCATGGAAGGCACCGTCATCTCCGATGCTGTCAATCTCGCCTCACGGCTGCAGGATCTCACGAAAAAACTGCAGAGCCCTATCATTCTTTCAGAGACGACGTATAACCAGATCTCGCATCGCGAAGGCATGCGCTATCTGGGAAGTGTGCGCGTCAAAGGCAAGTCAGAGCTGACGCGCATCTATGCCGTCGACCTGGATCTGCCGGTCACGGCTGCCGATCAAAACGCACGTCTTTAA
- a CDS encoding IS5-like element ISLil2 family transposase codes for MARKKAETQTEAKEKTRYRVKNWREYNQALVNRGSLTVWISDDISTTWAAEYRHRGRGHQPVYSDQAIEFMLTLRGLFKFPLRQTTGFVRSLFTMLKLDLQVPDYSQVCRRQAGIKMKPINASKAMKKGVDLVMDSTGLKVYGDGEWMTRKHGPSKRRTWRKLHIGIDVNSGEIVYAELTSNNEDSGDSKEAVKAMRDLISSGVKIKSFRGDGAYDTHAVYNTARINGINVIVPPREHAVTLDEKYSNAERFKISWQRDDTIRAVREKTRAAWKKESDYHKRSLVEMTFFRYKTVFGERMAARNFPNQQAEVLLRSRLLNKLNQLGKPVSVPIKT; via the coding sequence ATGGCCCGGAAAAAAGCTGAAACACAGACCGAAGCAAAAGAGAAAACACGTTATCGTGTAAAGAACTGGCGGGAATATAACCAGGCCCTCGTGAACCGGGGAAGCCTGACCGTATGGATCTCAGATGATATCAGCACGACCTGGGCAGCGGAATACCGTCATAGAGGACGCGGCCATCAGCCTGTTTATTCGGACCAGGCAATTGAGTTCATGCTGACTCTCCGGGGCCTGTTCAAATTCCCTCTTCGCCAGACCACCGGTTTTGTAAGGTCGCTATTCACGATGCTAAAGCTGGATCTGCAAGTGCCCGATTATTCACAGGTTTGCAGAAGACAGGCGGGGATCAAGATGAAGCCGATCAATGCCTCAAAGGCTATGAAAAAAGGCGTGGATCTGGTTATGGATTCGACGGGGCTGAAAGTCTATGGCGACGGTGAATGGATGACCAGAAAGCATGGTCCCTCAAAACGTCGTACGTGGCGAAAACTGCATATCGGAATCGACGTTAATTCCGGCGAGATAGTTTATGCCGAGTTAACAAGCAATAATGAGGATAGCGGCGACAGCAAAGAAGCGGTAAAGGCGATGCGAGATTTGATTTCGTCAGGCGTGAAAATAAAGTCGTTCAGGGGCGACGGAGCCTATGATACTCATGCTGTTTACAATACCGCCCGCATCAACGGAATCAATGTGATCGTTCCACCCCGCGAACATGCAGTGACGCTCGATGAAAAGTATTCAAATGCGGAAAGGTTCAAGATATCCTGGCAGAGGGATGATACTATCAGGGCTGTGAGAGAGAAGACCCGAGCAGCATGGAAGAAGGAAAGCGACTATCATAAGCGATCACTCGTAGAAATGACTTTCTTTCGTTACAAAACAGTATTCGGAGAAAGGATGGCCGCTCGTAATTTCCCAAACCAGCAAGCCGAAGTTCTCTTGAGAAGCCGGTTGTTGAACAAGCTCAATCAGCTCGGCAAGCCCGTTTCTGTTCCGATAAAAACCTGA
- the manA gene encoding mannose-6-phosphate isomerase, class I has product MNPQDKRPVFYRLLPAVQGYEWGNSDGLIHRLIEKRTGEKVEPRPIAEMWKGAHPSAPSRIVGHHFSIKPGQLYAEEMALNDAIKQDPGHFLGRLHEKGYTTLPFLFKVLDAAKPLSIQAHPDKQRAEQLHRDDPAHYPDDNHKPELAISLGHFEAMAGFRPIAELHHEADRLPPLAAVCGLTRNTPDASEDISRLPASEQLRSIYGRIMQADAATIRRHATDLLHMLGQLRASERDNWFVRLVEFYGPEDPGIFAIYLLNYLKLEAGEAIYLGPNEPHAYLKGQILECMASSDNVVRGGLTPKFKDLPTLLSMLTYDDSPGRILLPAPEGPLPYPATYPVPVKDFRVSLLHRPEQPVAYVPLRPLSIVLLLEGRAVLRARQGDQERTEQIAEAEALFIPGDLESRGVQLFLEPEADSRIYEASTAL; this is encoded by the coding sequence ATGAATCCGCAAGATAAGCGTCCCGTTTTTTATCGATTGCTGCCCGCCGTTCAGGGCTACGAATGGGGAAACTCCGACGGCCTCATACATCGACTGATCGAGAAGCGCACCGGCGAGAAGGTCGAGCCGCGTCCGATTGCCGAGATGTGGAAGGGAGCGCATCCCTCCGCCCCGTCGCGTATCGTCGGCCATCACTTCAGCATCAAGCCCGGGCAGCTGTACGCCGAAGAGATGGCGCTGAACGACGCGATAAAACAGGACCCCGGCCACTTCCTCGGTCGATTGCATGAAAAGGGTTATACGACCCTGCCCTTTCTCTTTAAAGTGCTCGATGCGGCCAAACCGCTCTCGATTCAGGCGCACCCCGATAAACAGAGGGCCGAGCAGCTGCATCGCGATGATCCCGCGCATTATCCTGACGACAATCACAAGCCCGAGCTTGCCATATCGCTCGGCCATTTCGAGGCAATGGCCGGCTTTCGCCCGATCGCAGAACTGCACCATGAGGCCGACCGGCTGCCGCCGCTTGCCGCCGTATGCGGACTTACGCGCAACACGCCCGATGCATCTGAAGATATCAGCCGCCTGCCCGCCAGCGAGCAGCTGCGAAGCATCTACGGCCGTATCATGCAGGCCGATGCGGCGACGATACGCCGGCATGCCACCGATCTGCTTCATATGCTGGGACAGCTTCGCGCATCGGAACGCGATAACTGGTTCGTACGTCTTGTCGAATTCTACGGCCCTGAAGATCCGGGCATCTTCGCCATCTATCTGCTTAACTATTTGAAGCTTGAAGCGGGCGAGGCGATCTATCTCGGTCCAAACGAGCCGCATGCCTATTTAAAAGGTCAGATCCTCGAATGCATGGCCTCGTCGGATAACGTCGTCCGCGGCGGCCTCACGCCGAAATTCAAGGATCTGCCTACGCTTCTTTCGATGCTCACCTACGACGACAGTCCGGGTCGCATTCTGCTTCCCGCTCCGGAAGGTCCGCTGCCCTACCCCGCCACGTATCCCGTGCCTGTGAAGGATTTTCGCGTCAGCCTGCTTCACCGCCCCGAACAGCCCGTCGCTTATGTTCCCCTCCGTCCGTTATCCATCGTTCTGCTTCTTGAAGGCAGGGCCGTTCTGCGTGCGCGCCAGGGAGATCAGGAACGCACGGAACAGATCGCCGAAGCGGAGGCGCTCTTTATTCCCGGCGACCTCGAAAGCCGCGGCGTTCAGCTCTTTTTAGAGCCCGAAGCCGATTCGCGCATCTACGAAGCAAGTACGGCACTCTAA
- a CDS encoding RDD family protein: MSEEKYRTYLETLSLSELTQILRTIDRDSQSERYLLVIERYEALKVLKGNERASAEPQRYQTALRRFAAAVVDMLVVFGLNWIAGLWLSSLIEMEPMRIQMLLTFSPALYAIVLIAVYGQTIGKFFLHVKVVSTEEDEPVTWKQSFIRGIVPVLLALIVALTWGLDGDLEVAVSWTILMHTSWLVADCLPILFNKKGQALHDFLAGTVVIRFHADV; the protein is encoded by the coding sequence ATGTCTGAAGAAAAGTATCGAACCTATCTCGAGACCCTATCGTTATCAGAGCTGACTCAAATACTTCGCACGATAGACAGAGACAGTCAATCCGAGCGGTACCTGCTTGTAATAGAAAGATACGAGGCCCTGAAAGTACTGAAGGGGAACGAACGGGCGTCTGCAGAGCCTCAAAGGTATCAAACAGCACTGAGGCGATTTGCTGCCGCCGTCGTTGATATGCTTGTCGTGTTCGGCCTTAACTGGATAGCAGGCCTCTGGCTGAGCTCCTTGATAGAAATGGAGCCCATGAGAATTCAGATGCTGCTCACTTTTTCGCCTGCACTCTATGCCATTGTCCTGATCGCCGTCTATGGCCAGACGATCGGCAAATTCTTCTTGCATGTGAAGGTCGTCTCAACTGAAGAGGACGAGCCCGTCACGTGGAAACAATCCTTCATTCGCGGGATCGTACCGGTTCTGCTTGCCCTGATTGTGGCGCTGACCTGGGGGCTGGATGGAGATCTGGAGGTGGCCGTATCGTGGACGATTCTTATGCACACATCCTGGCTTGTGGCAGACTGTCTGCCGATTCTGTTTAATAAGAAGGGGCAGGCCCTTCATGATTTCCTGGCCGGCACTGTCGTTATACGTTTTCATGCCGATGTTTGA